From the genome of Acidihalobacter aeolianus:
CCCATCGTGTACGCCACGCCGAGACCATAGACATTCACATTCGCCTTGTCGGTCTGGCCGTTGCTGTAGGTCACATTCTCCACGCCGCCGAGGTGGCTCAATTGTTCATACAAGCCGACGAACTTCAGGGCACCCACCTTGTAGGAGCCGGCCAGACGAATACCGGTCTCGCTCTTGGTTGCGCCGGAGTACAACCCCTTGCCATGGCTCTCGTAGGCCAAACCGACCATCATCGGGCCCATCGAGTACTGACCCAGGAGGCTATATGCGGCACCATTGTTCACGCCTCCAGCCATGGCATAGGCACCAACCGCCTTGAAACCACCCATGCTGGGCGTGACATAGGCAACCGTCTGCGGCGTGCGCAGATCGAAGCCTGCGGTCTTGTTGATGCTGCCATTGCCCGGAAGATACTTGGTGCCTGATATCAGGTCACGGGAGTCGCCGATCTGGTCACCGAAGAGATCAACGCTGCGACCAAGGGCCTTCATCGGCGTGTCGTGACGACCCGCGATCACGGTACCCCAACCGCCGCTCAGACCCACGAAGGTGTTGCGGTTACCCAGTTTCGCTTTGCCTTCGGCAGTGATCGTGCTCTCGACCTGGAAGATTGCGCGCAGACCGTCGCCCAGATCTTCCGAGCCCTTGATGCCCCAACGCGAGCTGTTCAGGTTTAAGCCGGAAAGGGACTGGTTCGTGCTGGTGCCGTTCGTAACACCGTAGTAGGTGCCATTCACCGTCGTATTGCTGGCGGTGTTGAGGTAGTCGAGCGAACCCTCGAACTTGCCGTACAGGGTTACATCGGCCTGCGCGATCGCAGGGACTGCAAGCGCCGCACTCACCGCGGCCGCGATAAGGGTTTTCTTCATGAGCCATGACTCCTTGCGAATATTGTTGTCAACAAGCCCTGTGTTGCAGGACCCGGCCTTTATACGCGGCAGCGCAAACACAAGCAAGAATTTTTGTGCGCAAAACACACATATGTGCACCCGTGTAACATAATTGCAACATTAGGATTACCTAGGATAGTGCAGCATACCATGTCATAACAAGTTGTTCGCGCAAAAAATGGGGGCACACCAAACCCAGTGAACCGATGGCATTCCGCTGCAAAACAACAAGGCCCCGAAACGGGGCCTTGATAATGGCTGGGGGACTAGGATTCGAACCTAGGTTGACGGAGTCAGAGTCCGTAGTCCTGCCGCTAGACGATCCCCCAAGAACCGGAGAACGCTGCGCTTAACGCTTGGAGAACTGCGTCGCGCGGCGGGCCTTGCGGAGACCAACCTTCTTGCGCTCCACTTCACGGGCATCGCGAGTCAGGAAGCCATGGTGTCGCAAGTCACCGCGCAGCGATTCGTCGTAAACCTGCAGGGCACGGGCGATACCCAGGCGAATCGCGCCAGCCTGTCCGCTGGAACCGCCACCCTCGACTGTGACCTTGACGTCGAACTTGTCGCTCAGCTGGACCGCCTCAAGGGGCTGGCGCGCGATCATGCGCGCAGTCTCGCGCCCGAAGTATTCGTCGATGGGCTTCGCATTGATCGTGATGGCGCCCGAGCCAGGGCGGAGAAAAACACGCGCCGCGGAGCTCTTGCGACGACCGGTACCATAATACTGCGTCAGTGCCATGAATCTTTCCTGATACGTTAGAGTTCGAGCGGCGCGGGCTGCTGCGCCACATGGCGGTGCTCGGCACCGGCGTAAACCTTGAGCTTCTTCTGCATGGCACGACCCAGCGGGTTCTTGGGCAGCATGCCCTTCACCGCGAGCTCAAGCACCTTGGCAGGGTTCTTCTGCATCATCTTCTCGAAGCTCGCCGACTTCATGTTGCCGATGTAACCGGTGTGGTGGTAGTACATCTTGTC
Proteins encoded in this window:
- the rpsI gene encoding 30S ribosomal protein S9; the protein is MALTQYYGTGRRKSSAARVFLRPGSGAITINAKPIDEYFGRETARMIARQPLEAVQLSDKFDVKVTVEGGGSSGQAGAIRLGIARALQVYDESLRGDLRHHGFLTRDAREVERKKVGLRKARRATQFSKR
- the rplM gene encoding 50S ribosomal protein L13, coding for MKTFSAKPAEVRREWYLVDAKGKTLGRLATEIARRLRGKHKPEYTPHVDTGDYIVVVNASQLRVTGAKTTDKMYYHHTGYIGNMKSASFEKMMQKNPAKVLELAVKGMLPKNPLGRAMQKKLKVYAGAEHRHVAQQPAPLEL
- a CDS encoding porin is translated as MKKTLIAAAVSAALAVPAIAQADVTLYGKFEGSLDYLNTASNTTVNGTYYGVTNGTSTNQSLSGLNLNSSRWGIKGSEDLGDGLRAIFQVESTITAEGKAKLGNRNTFVGLSGGWGTVIAGRHDTPMKALGRSVDLFGDQIGDSRDLISGTKYLPGNGSINKTAGFDLRTPQTVAYVTPSMGGFKAVGAYAMAGGVNNGAAYSLLGQYSMGPMMVGLAYESHGKGLYSGATKSETGIRLAGSYKVGALKFVGLYEQLSHLGGVENVTYSNGQTDKANVNVYGLGVAYTMGSNVLKTQVYQSNPDGSNNNSTMWAVGAEHHFSKKVMAFVDYAVMNNQNLAGAAPWYGGKEYGSYVGQNSGAASYTVAPGKNPSAVSTGLMVSF